The genomic stretch AGGATCTCTTTGTAGGAAGGCGAAGACGGGTGGATCGGGTGTGACACCAGGATATGGGACGATCATGGCAGCGGTCCTCTCTCGATGTGGCATGCATAGGGGTTCCGGCAATCATGGCCGGGGTGCGCGGGGGAGGGAGGGGGTTCAGTGTGTGTAGGAGATGTATGTAGGTTACCGAGTTCACCAAAATTTAGGAGAACTGTTAGAGGGTTCCGTCCTTACCTTCTTCTTTGTCAAAGTCAatatttttaagtttgaccaattaTTATCATAAGAAAATAAATATCTAGTGTACTACCTCCATATCTAGTTTATAGAGGTGATATGCACTTAGAGATAAAACTTTGATctttaatttggtcaacaaaatatgaaatagatGCAAAAAAATTGTAACTATTAATGGTTAAAGAGTTTTTTTCTTAAACTGCATATTGCcctaataaaccggtatggaggtaaTATCaaagcatataatatgaaaatataatttatgatgattatagcattattattaatttaaaattatAAACATTGACACTTTTTTCCTAAATAGCTGGTTAAACTTTAGTTTATATAAAGGAGATAGTAGGAGTCTAGGAGAAATAATCTTGAGCCATTTTTCTTCACTGAAAGAACTTTGTTTAGATGAGGATTGAACCATTCAGACGCCCGCTTGAAAATTCGAAAGAAATTGTAGACAGTGTTATTTGGATTGGTTCAACCTACGtgtcaaaacaaaataaaacaaaagcaTCTTTTTTTGGAAGGATTAGGACAACACATGTACGTTGCATCGGTGTCGATATTAAGCCAAATTACAATTCAGAAACTAACTAAAACATGcagaaatattgacgataatagcTTTGAGATAGACACCACACTGGGTCTAATATAATGTGGTTAAACCCATTGAAAGAAGTTTATTTAGATGAGGATTGAACAATTCAGACGTCCGCTTCAAAATTCAAACGATATTGTTAGACAGTGTAATTTGGATTAGTTCAACGACCTACGTGTGAGAACAaaacaaatatttttttttggaagGAAGGATAGAAATCTTTGCGTGCCACGTGGCAAGAGGAGATACATACAGTATAATTTTCTCTTTACGCGGCCGAAATATTGAAAATTCTACGTACGGAGTACTAGTATTTTGCAAGGTAACCGTGTCGTCtccatcatttcttcaagagaaagAAATTTATAGGGATTCGATATTCTTCCCAATCcatccaaaccaaaaccaaactcGAAAATCGGCGGAGGCTTTtccccatggcggcggcggcggcggcggcggcgacgtcggaCGGGGTCGGCGCCGGCGTGGCCCGGCAGGCGGAGCTCCGGCGCGCCGAGGGCAACGCGTGCTTCCGCAAGGCCCGCCTCGGCGCCGCCATCGACTGCTACACCGAGGCGAGCACCACACCCCAAACTTCCTCCCCAATCCCCTTCTTCCCGACTGCGGCCAGTTCTTGTCCGTGATAGATCGAATCCCCATCTGGTTTCAATTGAACGCGCGAACGAATTCACTGATCGATCGATTCCCAGGCGATTGCGCTGTGCCCCGACGTGGCCGTGTACTGGATGAACCGGGGCCTCTGCCACTTCAGGCGCAAGTAAGCACTGCGATCCCCGTGTCTTCCTCTTCCCTCGCGAGGTCCATCCAGCACTGAAATCTTGCCTGTTCCGCTGGCGCAGGGACTGGGCCAGGGTCGAGGAGGACAGCAGGAGGGCTCTCGCGCTCGACGACGCCCTGTTCAAGGTTTGACGGTTCCTTGGTCACGACGACGCAGCTGTGAGATATACTAGTTTGTGTAATACATGTGTTCGCGTGATGCAGGGGCATTATCTGCTAGGATGCGCCCTGCTCGAGAAGGAAGAGTGCGCTATCGCCGTGGAAGAATTTCAGAAGGTTTGGCATTCTGTACCTAGCTCTTTCGTTATGTTTCATCTTGCAAACTGGCTGTGCCATTCTGCATTATGCTAAGATTGTTCGCGTCTGTGTCATTGCATAGTTGGCTTGTTAGTTGTACCAGAAAATGTCACCATTCTGATGATTGACTTTAAGATTGTTTACAACATCTGCAGATCAAACTATGATCTTACATGCTGCATAAGGCATATAGTTCCTAACTATGCTTGAAGCCTACCTGTTTTCATTACACGCACTGTGTAATTCCCCCCACCAGCCCATTGTGCCCTGTTTCTCTTTGAATAAATGGCGTGGGTTATAGTTGACGATACTGTCTGCGTGTTCCCTAACATCTGTGCAGGTGGAATTTGAACTGAACCCCTTGTCCTCTTTGAACTGAATCGTGGATGAGATCTTTTCAGTAAAACCTCTGTGGCTGCGCATAATTTGCTTTTCCGCTTGCTCTTTATTTGAGAAATGTGGTGCTTGTCAATAAGTAGTGCAGCCTTGGTGCCATTCACCAAGCTCTTCTGCTTATTTAGGAGCTGAAGTGACCTATTCACAAGTACCTTGCTGCACATTTAGTTAGCGGACTCAGCTAATGGTTATTTTGACTTGACATGGTTGATGTCCCGCAATACACTGCCACTAATGTCTTGCCCATCTTATATTACGGGGAACAGGCTTTGAATCTCCTCAAGTCTTCGAATTCAGTGGATAAAATGGCGGAGGACATCTGGCAGGTACTTGCCAAGGCGAAATATCTGCACTGGGAAAAACACTCCACTGAACGAGTTTGGAAGATGCAAAGCTTAAGGTAAGGTGTATACTGAATTACCATTGTGCTGTAGGTAAACTGAAGTGTGTCTATTTTGTGCCGAGAttcagttttatcaaactttcacaCTCACTGTGGTGGTGCCTTAAATTCCTGACATGATGATTTTCCTTAATACTGCTCTAACATGTACATGCAGGGAAGCATGTGAAAATGCTCTGCAGGAGCATCACTTTCTTAGCGGCACACTTCCGGAACACTCTGACAATGAGTACTCAGAACAATGCAAACTATTATCTGAAGTCTTCACGAAAGCTGTACTTGATGACACACCAGGAGATGTAAAAGCACTATTTACTTACGATATCTTATATCCAACTTTCTTTTGTTCGATgccaatttttctctgtgttctgAAGCTGTTTCCGCTTTGAACACCTAGGTGCCTGACTACCTTTGCTGTCAAATAACTTTTGAGATTTTTAGAGATCCAGTTATCACACCAAGTGGTGTGACATATGAAAGGGGCATATTACTTGAGCATCTTCGCAAGGTGTGCCCTCTTCCTAAGCTGGCATTTGCTTACAGCGAACTCTTGATTTTATTCATCTTATTCTTATGTAATCTTGTTTTGCTATTATATTCCCCTGTAATTTCCATTCTAGGAATATTCCACTTCAATATCTTGCCTGATTCTGCAATGTCGTAGATTTAGTTGGTTCCTGCATAGCTGAAAGAACTGGTACTACAGGAAACCACACCGGCACAGAAACTTTAACAGTAGCTGGTGTAGCTAAATTGAACTAGTACAGTATTTGACTGGTATATTATGATCATCAACTCACCAACTATGATTCGTTATGTGCCAATGCTTAAAATTAAACACTGGCTTAATGTGTGTGGTACACATGATTCAGTTTATATTTATGGATAATAAATTTACTTGAAAGTACAGTATTTTAAAGCTCATAATAACTTTTTCTTTAGGTGGGAAATTTCGACCCAGTGACACGGGAGCCCTTGAAGGAGCATCAGTTGGTTCCGAATCTTGCCATCAAGGAAGCAGTCCAGGCCTACCTCAAGGAGCACAGCTGGGCCTACAAGTCTTAACTGAGGGGATTGATGGTTGGCCTTTGGGATTAGCTGATTGATTCTTGGGTAAACACTAACGAAAGCTTGGCAATTGTACATAAACAGCCAACACTCTCTAGGCTAGAGCAGTTTGTTGTCTATAGGCTAGTCATTTTCAGTGTTGAGCTGTTGAATGATTTATTTGTGTTGATCCTCTAGACTGACCATTCATCTATTCTAGTCTGGTATTAATACATTTTTACACCACTTCTTTCGTTGCCATTCTGCAATATCTTACAACATGTGAATTTGAAGGCTTATGAGTTACGACCTGTTCAGAACACAAAATAATTTAGCCATGAGAATTAGCATGTTCAAAAGGTCTCACCATGGGTAGAAACTTATCAAATCTTACCATGTTTATTAATGATTTAAATAATTTAAATTCATTTAGACACTGATTAGCTCAGCCTGTGTCCCTATCTGCTGCTACATATGTACCTATCCGATTCCCTTCCATTTAGACACGGATATCTGATGTATTTTTTGGGTTGTTTTCCATTGATGAAGGCATGTGTTCCTTGAATAGTTGTTGGATTTCCTTCCGGCCGTTTCATTCGGTCAGAAACCTGAGATCAAACTGATACGTTGGTGTAACGAATTCTCGGTTAGCTCTTTTTCTCAGCACTGATGGGTCCTCGTTTTTAGCAAACAAAACTTATTTTTAGGACGAGAAACCTAAAAACAAAACTTATTTTTAGGACAAGAAACCTAATCGACTGGTTCGGTCTAACCGAATCCCCAGCGCAGCTACTTTGGTATTGTTTGGGGACAACAAGAGACCTATTAGTTTTATTGCACATTTCCTGGCATAGTAGATATTCACCTACCTCATGTTCAATATCAAATCCAGAGCCAGTAACTTAGCAGAAAAGTTACCGCTACTACATCACTCCATGCCAGGAGTAGCAACTAGTAACATAAACAATCCATAAATATTAACCAGATGCCAACTTTGACCGGAAGAAATGCGAGGTAAGGGTGATGTGAATGTCGAAATGGATGATCTGCATGAAAACATCGGTTCTCATTCAAACATTATGATGGTACCTTGAATACAGCTAGCTAGAGGTGAGTTACAACAATTTTGATCCATTTTCTCAATGGTGCAAtgatgaaaacatttcttcaatgcTTATGATTTCATCATGAACGTCCTTAATTGTTGGCCGATCCTTCGGTGATGTCTCAGAGCACTTTAGGCCAAGTTT from Lolium rigidum isolate FL_2022 chromosome 4, APGP_CSIRO_Lrig_0.1, whole genome shotgun sequence encodes the following:
- the LOC124646974 gene encoding E3 ubiquitin-protein ligase CHIP-like, with product MAAAAAAAATSDGVGAGVARQAELRRAEGNACFRKARLGAAIDCYTEAIALCPDVAVYWMNRGLCHFRRKDWARVEEDSRRALALDDALFKGHYLLGCALLEKEECAIAVEEFQKALNLLKSSNSVDKMAEDIWQVLAKAKYLHWEKHSTERVWKMQSLREACENALQEHHFLSGTLPEHSDNEYSEQCKLLSEVFTKAVLDDTPGDVPDYLCCQITFEIFRDPVITPSGVTYERGILLEHLRKVGNFDPVTREPLKEHQLVPNLAIKEAVQAYLKEHSWAYKS